One Bdellovibrio bacteriovorus str. Tiberius DNA segment encodes these proteins:
- a CDS encoding M23 family metallopeptidase — translation MNLHLVTLVSAFLLAFTSYQSAQAGASTFTAKPVRLGDNLISILRQHGFSQSERETVVGSNSKLRNLFLTLDTRYLVRQVKGETELRMFDSQTSDAFRIVKKSGKVQAFAYDPQYKISHTRVEGKVYGSLLGSILSKINSNWVATRFMDAYAFDIAPRAVSRGADFWLVVERKFEQGQFVKYGEVLQTSLDINGRPVQKKFVRNNKGGGVFFAAGDLLENKPFYAPVDYLKIASRFKPNRVHPITKRLQPHLGIDFELPVGEPVYAPRKGTVVRYGRNHAAGNYIILLHSNGMETAYNHLHRIDKRIRQGLRVSAGERIGEVGCTGYCTRPHLHFAVKKKGRMVDPIKYIKSYPSHMEAMLEARVAAN, via the coding sequence ATGAATCTTCACCTCGTAACACTAGTGAGTGCATTTCTTTTGGCATTCACATCCTATCAATCGGCCCAGGCCGGAGCCAGCACATTTACCGCAAAACCTGTTCGTCTTGGCGACAATCTGATTTCAATTCTGCGCCAGCATGGCTTTTCTCAGAGTGAACGTGAAACAGTTGTAGGCTCAAACAGCAAGCTTCGCAACCTGTTCCTTACTCTCGACACACGCTATCTGGTTCGTCAGGTGAAGGGCGAAACCGAGCTGCGCATGTTTGATTCTCAAACTTCGGATGCTTTTCGCATCGTCAAAAAATCCGGCAAGGTTCAGGCTTTTGCTTACGATCCGCAGTACAAAATCAGCCACACCCGCGTGGAAGGCAAAGTGTATGGATCCCTGCTGGGAAGCATCCTTTCCAAAATCAACAGCAACTGGGTGGCAACTCGATTTATGGATGCCTATGCCTTTGATATTGCCCCGCGAGCCGTCAGCCGCGGCGCTGATTTCTGGCTGGTGGTGGAAAGAAAGTTCGAACAGGGTCAGTTCGTAAAATACGGAGAGGTTTTGCAGACTTCACTGGATATCAATGGCCGTCCAGTTCAGAAAAAGTTTGTTCGTAATAACAAAGGTGGCGGCGTGTTTTTTGCCGCTGGCGACCTGCTTGAAAACAAGCCGTTCTATGCGCCGGTGGATTACCTGAAAATTGCCAGCCGCTTTAAACCCAACCGCGTTCACCCAATCACCAAACGCCTGCAACCGCACCTGGGGATCGACTTTGAGCTTCCCGTGGGCGAACCGGTGTATGCCCCCCGCAAGGGCACGGTGGTTCGTTACGGACGTAATCACGCCGCCGGGAACTATATCATCCTGCTGCACTCCAACGGGATGGAGACGGCCTATAATCACCTTCATCGCATTGATAAAAGAATCCGTCAGGGTTTGAGAGTTTCGGCCGGGGAAAGAATCGGTGAAGTGGGTTGCACAGGTTACTGCACCCGTCCGCATCTGCACTTTGCGGTAAAGAAAAAGGGCCGAATGGTCGACCCTATCAAGTACATCAAATCTTATCCATCGCACATGGAAGCGATGTTGGAAGCGCGCGTAGCTGCAAACTAG